Proteins from one Malaya genurostris strain Urasoe2022 chromosome 2, Malgen_1.1, whole genome shotgun sequence genomic window:
- the LOC131431430 gene encoding uncharacterized protein LOC131431430, translating to MMSRRRRYDYLSVSMLGKKYETKRKKPARRSQGNLDKEHVYLNEFEDRISPELTAVPRSVFASTNETANQSLNPNIRQDEDNLNHDSFQLFNQFVRIETQNADELNSTVDSEIPNGIQHNGENIDESGNINDWNDFFNVFSKKNHSQFRVNSDIIIAEILFLVVNYYVRHNLSQDALEDLLKMLNVISGTKCFPENFETFASQFRNNPYDAKRVYFCTFCQYDFGTNLPKKGTLCPICKSQGHDFFVTIPIEPQLREMVLKYSLEIEQHSMEIENKNICDINRGRVARRLMKEHPEKHLTLSSNTDGAASRKSTTKKTLYPVFVTLNNLPPVLRFNKHNLLIAALWLSKEEPNLNLLYKYFCIELRILKKGISIGNQNYTVSLLQNCVDSVARCKVLCMKQYNGDYGCTMCLHPGKATDASPIRYYPSQRYPKRDDATTRKMMDEVQFTGQEVHGILNKSVFVALPEFDIIISHPPDYMHAVLLGVMKQLWASLTESENHKAPFYVGLRMKDIEKRFLSFRPPSSFPRYPRSLNQVKKFKANEWEAMLLHYIYPSLYKILPDHLLNHIMLLSSTIFLLLDPNLSEEMINWCDKKLKLFGCQFEAIYGIGRMTYNVHLMSHLAETVRNLGALYNSSLFPYESGNGMLLKFCSGNNKPVLQIEKKYYLNKLCQNSRVPQDSVIKQWVQSIWFKKHSIVQYNPQKIFTVNNSTLFDNDVTQRHFSYHSRLYYNRLNLCTKAACSDLKYDDSWIWINSNFFRIHAILCDQANIIYILGQKLDTISLFPNMYSYTFTDEVRIMKVTDSLKQCISMKVETNGEYMRFISICKKQTQVD from the exons ATGATGTCTCGAAGAAGACGTTATGATTATTTGTCGGTTTCTATGCTTGGAAAGAAGTACGAAACAAAG CGTAAAAAACCGGCACGTCGGTCACAAGGCAATTTAGATAAAGAACATGTATATTTGAACGAATTTGAAGACCGAATCTCTCCAGAACTGACAGCAGTGCCAAGGAGTGTTTTTGCGTCGACAAATGAAACAGCCAACCAATCGTTGAATCCCAATATTCGGCAAGATGAAGATAATTTAAACCACGATTCATTTCAACTTTTTAATCAATTTGTGAGAATAGAGACACAAAATGCTGATGAGTTAAACAGTACAGTTGACAGTGAAATACCCAATGGAATACAACACAATGGTGAAAATATCGATGAATCAGGCAACATTAACGAttggaatgatttttttaat gTGTTTTCGAAGAAGAATCATTCACAATTTCGAGTGAATTCGGATATAATTATAGCCgaaattttgttcttggttgtgAACTACTACGTTCGTCATAACTTGTCACAAGATGCACTAGAAGATTTATTGAAAATGCTAAATGTTATTAGTGGAACAAAATGCTTccctgaaaattttgaaacattcgcGTCTCAGTTCCGTAATAACCCATATGATGCCAAACGTGTTTATTTTTGTACATTCTGTCAATATGATTTTGGAACAAACCTACCCAAGAAAGGAACATTATGCCCTATTTGTAAATCACAAGGACATGATTTTTTCGTAACTATACCTATTGAGCCACAACTTCGTGAAATGGTACTAAAATATAGCCTGGAAATTGAGCAGCATTCCATGGAAATCGAAAATAAGAATATTTGTGATATTAATCGAGGACGCGTAGCAAGGCGTTTAATGAAAGAGCATCCGGAGAAACATCTCACGTTAAGTTCTAATACTGATGGTGCAGCGTCTCGAAAGAGTAcgacaaaaaaaacactttatCCGGTTTTCGTTACACTTAACAATCTCCCGCCAGTACTTAGATTCAACAAACACAACCTTTTAATTGCTGCACTTTGGTTATCAAAGGAAGAACCCAACCTTAATTTACTCTACAAATATTTTTGCATAGAATTAAGAATACTAAAGAAAGGTATCTCGATCGGTAATCAAAACTATACAGTCAGTCTTCTACAAAATTGCGTGGATTCTGTGGCAAGATGTAAAGTTTTGTGTATGAAGCAATATAATGGAGATTACGGATGCACAATGTGTCTGCATCCCGGAAAAGCTACTGATGCAAGCCCAATAAGATATTATCCAAGTCAACGGTATCCCAAACGTGACGATGCGACCACTAGAAAAATGATGGATGAAGTTCAATTTACAGGTCAAGAAGTGCATGGAATATTAAATAAATCAGTTTTCGTGGCTCTGCCTGAATTCGATATCATAATAAGTCACCCTCCAGATTATATGCACGCAGTTCTTCTGGGGGTTATGAAACAGTTATGGGCAAGTCTAACTGAAAGTGAAAATCATAAAGCTCCATTTTACGTAGGACTTCGTATGAAAGATATTGAGAAACGTTTTCTCTCCTTCCGACCTCCAAGCTCATTCCCGAGGTATCCACGTTCATTGAAtcaagtaaaaaaattcaaagcaaACGAATGGGAAGCCATGTTATTACATTATATATATCCTAGTTTATATAAAATTCTTCCTGACCATTTATTGAACCATATTATGCTTTTATCatctacaatatttttattattggatCCAAATTTGTCTGAGGAAATGATTAATTGGTGCGATAAAAAGCTTAAACTTTTTGGTTGCCAATTTGAGGCTATTTATGGAATAGGACGAATGACTTACAACGTTCATTTGATGTCTCATTTAGCAGAAACTGTTCGAAATCTTGGAGCATTGTATAACTCATCATTGTTTCCTTATGAATCAG GAAACGGAATGCTATTAAAATTTTGCAGTGGCAACAACAAACCTGTTcttcaaatcgaaaaaaaatattacttgaATAAACTTTGTCAAAACAGCAGGGTGCCTCAAGATTCGGTCATTAAGCAGTGGGTTCAGTCTATATGGTTCAAGAAACATTCTATAGTTCAGTATAATcctcaaaaaatatttactgtgaatAATTCTACCCTCTTCGATAATGATGTAACACAACGTCATTTCAGCTATCATTCTAGACTGTACTACAATCGCTTAAATTTGTGCACAAAAGCTGCTTGCTCAGATCTCAAATATGATGATTCATGGATTTGGATCAACAgtaatttttttcgtattcatgcTATTCTATGCGATCAAGCAAATATAATTTATATACTTGGCCAAAAGTTGGATACTATTAGTTTGTTTCCTAATATGTATTCCTATACTTTCACGGATGAAGTTAGAATTATGAAAGTTACGGATTCTTTAAAGCAATGTATTAGTATGAAAGTTGAAACTAACGGTGAATACATGAGATTCATTTCGATATGCAAAAAGCAAACACAAGTTGATTAA